In the Helicobacter typhlonius genome, one interval contains:
- a CDS encoding methyltransferase domain-containing protein gives MILAGGGDKNFHLFGIDINKNAIAYVQSLGIEAMVCENIFDFIPSQKFDLIITTHTLEHLPKDKVIPLLSHFKDYFLNERGKIFIAVPNAQSHTGCYWAYEDFTHNTLFTAGSLIYVLQMAGFSNIKIIDKDAMTGAKGIKKLIHKFFLKLYRYNIAFWNRITGSAFHAPSPQIFSYEIKILATKES, from the coding sequence TTGATTTTAGCGGGGGGGGGTGATAAGAACTTTCATCTCTTTGGTATTGATATTAATAAAAATGCCATTGCGTATGTGCAGAGTTTAGGAATAGAAGCAATGGTATGTGAAAATATTTTTGATTTTATTCCTAGCCAAAAGTTTGATTTGATTATCACAACGCACACATTGGAGCATTTACCAAAAGATAAAGTTATCCCCCTACTTTCTCATTTTAAAGATTATTTTTTAAATGAAAGAGGCAAAATCTTTATTGCCGTGCCAAATGCCCAAAGTCATACAGGCTGCTATTGGGCTTATGAGGATTTCACTCATAACACCCTTTTCACTGCTGGAAGCTTGATATATGTTTTACAAATGGCTGGTTTTAGCAATATAAAAATAATTGACAAAGACGCAATGACTGGGGCAAAAGGCATTAAAAAATTGATTCATAAATTTTTCCTTAAACTTTATAGGTATAATATCGCTTTTTGGAATCGTATTACAGGAAGTGCGTTTCACGCACCAAGCCCACAAATTTTTAGTTACGAGATAAAAATTCTTGCCACAAAGGAATCTTAG
- a CDS encoding methionine biosynthesis protein MetW has translation MNDYFQARGVNPQMYKNTKLPAYFKEVIESLPSQSKVLDFGCGFGQNLLALKEKNFDFSGGG, from the coding sequence ATGAATGATTATTTTCAAGCTAGAGGTGTTAATCCTCAAATGTATAAAAACACTAAACTTCCTGCATATTTCAAGGAAGTTATAGAATCTCTGCCTTCTCAAAGTAAAGTTCTAGATTTTGGCTGCGGATTTGGACAAAATCTCCTCGCTCTAAAAGAAAAAAATTTTGATTTTAGCGGGGGGGGGTGA
- a CDS encoding glycosyltransferase family 9 protein: MRSLSILQSSTAKAIFKKPIYFVIDSIINVLYPTKQARQNKSLVILRNDAIGDYLLFRDFLRILRQEYSSYHITLIGNIVFKDFALCLDRAYIDKFIWIDNKKFRKNILYSILFLARIRKHTFDVFINPIHSRDINNIIISNKINAIYKYAPSGDSINIAPNIKAQNDRIYTQLFKSSEGIMFEFYRNNEFINHLLHKQIHIEPYIDGTLFTKFEATSNYSVLFIGASAEYRKWSIENFAIIGKYLIENYHQNIVICGGKEDMEKAEILESKINAKHKVFNMVGKTSLNALGGIVYNGNLLVSNETSAAHLAAILDTAIVIAVSNGNHLGRFIPYPKGLRDKYYPVFHPFIEENFDKYEELSNAYAYQSTLDINEITAKQVIGVIDKIMTKGAANE, translated from the coding sequence ATGCGCAGCCTAAGTATCTTACAATCCTCTACTGCAAAAGCAATATTCAAAAAGCCTATTTATTTTGTTATAGATTCAATCATTAATGTGCTCTATCCCACAAAACAAGCACGACAAAACAAATCCTTAGTGATACTGCGAAACGATGCCATTGGTGATTATTTGTTATTTAGAGATTTTTTGCGCATACTAAGACAAGAATATAGCAGCTACCATATTACCTTGATTGGAAATATCGTATTTAAAGACTTTGCACTTTGTCTTGATAGGGCTTACATTGATAAATTTATTTGGATTGATAATAAAAAATTTAGAAAAAACATTCTATATAGCATTCTTTTTTTAGCTAGAATTCGAAAACATACATTTGATGTATTTATTAACCCCATACATTCAAGGGATATAAACAATATCATTATTTCAAACAAAATCAATGCCATTTATAAATATGCCCCAAGCGGTGATAGCATAAATATAGCCCCAAATATTAAAGCACAAAATGACAGAATCTATACACAACTCTTTAAAAGTAGTGAGGGGATTATGTTTGAATTTTATAGGAATAATGAATTTATCAATCATCTTTTGCATAAACAAATCCATATTGAGCCTTATATCGATGGCACATTATTTACAAAATTTGAAGCAACATCAAATTATAGTGTGCTTTTTATCGGGGCAAGTGCTGAATACAGAAAATGGAGCATTGAAAATTTTGCAATAATTGGTAAGTATTTAATAGAAAATTATCATCAAAATATCGTTATTTGTGGCGGTAAAGAAGATATGGAAAAAGCAGAAATTTTAGAATCTAAAATCAATGCAAAACATAAAGTTTTCAATATGGTAGGCAAAACAAGCCTAAATGCACTAGGTGGAATCGTATATAATGGCAACCTACTTGTTTCGAATGAAACAAGTGCCGCACATTTAGCAGCCATATTAGACACAGCGATAGTTATCGCCGTGTCTAATGGCAACCACCTAGGTAGGTTTATCCCTTATCCAAAAGGGCTAAGGGATAAATACTACCCGGTGTTTCACCCATTTATCGAAGAAAACTTCGATAAATATGAAGAGCTAAGTAATGCTTATGCTTACCAAAGCACACTTGATATTAATGAAATAACAGCCAAGCAAGTTATTGGTGTTATTGACAAAATTATGACAAAAGGAGCTGCAAATGAATGA
- a CDS encoding GDP-mannose 4,6-dehydratase: MRSLNPLKVIYSHDIFSSQFVGGISRYIFELYRQNPNAIIPLFYSENLYLGKHSKKRYFKGKNRIIWYLNESIERYMLKKGDFSIYHLSYYKHFIKPKNALVVVSVYDMIHEIYAHSYFKHDTKTSSLKALNCTQADGIIAISHQTKKDIVRFLHIPPHKIKVIYLGQSLEKKDTKIALPDFYVLFVGNRTGYKNFNTFAKAIKILVEKYPHIQALCVGSHFDGDEKKFLDSLGVTSHFISYGAQDDELYSLYANAICFVFPSLYEGFGIPILESFFAHCPAILSDIEVFREIAQDCALYFDPHNPKALASQIELILNDTQLKQSLVALADKRLEDFSWKKTYEQTLAFYKELMEQKSINQQESKMKKALIIGAGGQDGYFLMKLLLSKNYEVHIMVRHLPQFKHLTFVQYDDLYFTNAHNKIIFHYGDITDSSSIIEILQKVKPNEIYNLAGISNVKKSFSMPQNTADSIALGTLRILETIRSTGISCKFYNAASSEIFGNAKGIQNENTPFDPKSPYAIAKLYALYMVRHYREAYGIFAVNGILFNHESPLRSDEFVSKKIVKAAVAISYNLQEKLYLGNLNSKRDFGYAKDYVECMFLMLQYERAEDFIIATGEQHSIKEFCEIAFRKVGIELEWFGKGINEKGRDKQSKKILIEINPNYFRPLDIASSIGDSSKAQEKLGWNPKNTSFEQLIEIMIESEKVKQLSWGGGSR, translated from the coding sequence ATGCGCAGCCTAAACCCTCTCAAAGTCATCTATTCTCACGATATATTTTCAAGTCAATTTGTTGGTGGAATCTCGCGATATATTTTCGAACTTTATAGACAGAATCCAAACGCCATAATTCCATTATTTTATAGTGAAAATCTCTATTTAGGCAAACATTCTAAAAAGCGATATTTTAAAGGCAAAAACCGCATTATTTGGTATCTTAACGAAAGTATAGAACGATATATGCTCAAAAAAGGCGATTTTAGCATTTATCACCTAAGCTACTATAAACACTTTATAAAACCAAAAAATGCCCTTGTAGTAGTGAGTGTCTATGATATGATTCACGAGATTTATGCTCATTCGTATTTTAAACACGATACTAAAACTTCATCATTAAAAGCCTTAAATTGCACTCAAGCTGATGGGATTATTGCTATTTCCCACCAAACAAAAAAAGATATTGTTCGCTTTTTACATATTCCACCGCATAAAATAAAAGTGATTTATCTTGGACAAAGTTTAGAAAAAAAGGACACAAAAATCGCCCTGCCAGATTTTTATGTGCTTTTTGTAGGCAACAGAACAGGATATAAAAATTTTAATACTTTTGCAAAAGCAATAAAGATTCTTGTAGAAAAATATCCACATATTCAAGCTTTATGTGTTGGTTCTCATTTTGATGGAGATGAAAAAAAATTTTTAGATTCCTTAGGGGTTACATCTCATTTTATAAGTTATGGGGCGCAAGATGATGAACTTTATAGCCTCTATGCTAACGCAATTTGTTTTGTGTTTCCCTCATTATACGAGGGCTTTGGAATACCCATTTTAGAATCCTTTTTTGCCCACTGCCCTGCGATATTAAGCGATATAGAAGTTTTTAGAGAAATAGCGCAAGATTGCGCATTATATTTTGACCCACACAACCCAAAAGCACTCGCCTCACAAATAGAACTCATACTCAATGATACACAATTAAAACAATCACTTGTTGCCCTTGCAGACAAACGATTAGAGGATTTTAGTTGGAAAAAAACATATGAGCAAACCCTTGCATTCTACAAAGAACTTATGGAGCAAAAAAGCATAAATCAACAGGAGAGCAAAATGAAAAAAGCACTTATTATAGGAGCAGGTGGGCAAGACGGATACTTTTTGATGAAATTATTATTATCCAAAAATTATGAAGTGCATATTATGGTGAGGCATTTGCCTCAATTTAAACATCTCACCTTTGTGCAATATGATGACTTATATTTTACAAATGCACATAATAAAATCATATTTCATTATGGAGATATTACAGATTCAAGCTCTATAATAGAGATTTTGCAAAAAGTGAAACCAAATGAGATTTATAATCTTGCTGGTATCTCAAATGTAAAAAAATCTTTTTCTATGCCACAAAATACAGCAGATTCTATCGCACTTGGCACATTAAGAATCCTAGAAACCATACGAAGCACAGGCATTAGTTGTAAATTTTATAATGCTGCAAGTTCTGAAATTTTTGGCAATGCAAAAGGCATACAAAACGAGAATACTCCATTTGACCCAAAATCCCCTTATGCCATAGCTAAATTATATGCACTCTATATGGTAAGACATTATCGTGAAGCTTATGGCATATTTGCCGTAAATGGTATTTTATTCAATCACGAATCTCCATTAAGAAGTGATGAATTTGTAAGTAAAAAGATTGTGAAAGCAGCAGTAGCTATCAGTTATAACCTACAAGAAAAGCTTTATCTTGGTAATCTCAACTCAAAACGCGATTTTGGCTATGCTAAAGACTATGTAGAATGTATGTTTCTTATGCTTCAATATGAGAGGGCTGAAGATTTTATCATTGCCACAGGCGAACAACATAGTATCAAAGAATTTTGTGAGATAGCATTTCGCAAGGTAGGCATAGAGTTAGAATGGTTTGGTAAGGGAATAAATGAAAAAGGAAGGGATAAACAAAGCAAAAAGATTCTTATTGAAATTAATCCAAACTATTTTCGACCACTTGATATTGCAAGTAGTATTGGCGATAGCTCTAAAGCACAAGAAAAGCTTGGGTGGAATCCCAAAAATACAAGTTTTGAACAACTTATAGAAATTATGATTGAAAGTGAAAAAGTTAAGCAATTAAGCTGGGGGGGGGGCAGTAGATAA
- a CDS encoding glycosyltransferase → MKVVHLITQDNGGAGRACVRLHKALLKEGVDSIILTQNKTTDLPSVKRVAQSKFQKAFSRIRPFLSQLPLILYPKRDKDIFSPNLPFFTPSNRLLLKQIEELSPDVVHLHWIEDGFFNIKDLESIQAPLLWSLHDDIALALLYSASDVFIMPSFVESFGQTALESLSCGTPVVAFDTSGLKDIITHKYNGYLAKCYEAQDLKNGIEWILSLNTQEYAALAHNAHKSAVALFGSSKIAHSYIDMYQHLAGGGAVDKLRYVIYISPTFSPYFSLYSSQIQNLSCLGGDVCAA, encoded by the coding sequence ATGAAAGTCGTGCATCTCATCACACAAGATAATGGTGGAGCGGGTAGAGCTTGTGTAAGACTCCACAAAGCACTATTAAAAGAAGGTGTAGATTCTATAATCCTTACGCAAAATAAAACCACAGATTTGCCAAGTGTAAAACGAGTAGCCCAAAGCAAATTCCAAAAGGCTTTCTCAAGAATCCGCCCTTTTCTTTCACAACTCCCACTTATCCTCTATCCTAAACGAGACAAAGACATATTTTCACCAAATCTACCATTTTTTACACCGAGCAATCGCTTACTTTTAAAGCAAATAGAGGAACTTAGCCCCGATGTCGTGCATTTGCATTGGATAGAGGATGGGTTTTTTAATATCAAAGATTTAGAATCTATACAAGCACCGCTTTTGTGGAGCTTACACGATGATATTGCCCTCGCCTTGCTTTATAGCGCAAGTGATGTGTTTATAATGCCAAGCTTTGTAGAATCTTTTGGGCAAACAGCACTTGAATCTTTAAGTTGTGGCACACCTGTGGTGGCATTTGATACAAGCGGACTTAAAGACATTATCACTCATAAATACAATGGTTATCTTGCTAAATGCTATGAAGCGCAAGATTTAAAAAATGGCATAGAGTGGATTCTCTCTTTAAACACACAAGAGTATGCCGCATTAGCGCATAACGCCCACAAAAGCGCAGTAGCACTTTTTGGTTCTAGCAAAATCGCACATTCCTATATAGATATGTATCAGCATTTAGCTGGGGGGGGGGCAGTAGATAAACTTAGATATGTAATATACATATCTCCCACATTCTCACCTTACTTTTCTCTTTATTCATCACAGATTCAGAATCTATCTTGCTTAGGTGGCGATGTATGCGCAGCCTAA